GTGATAATAGAGAATTGGCGGTGGATCGGGGATTTCCCAAAGTAACTGCGGATATTCGCGATCGCTGGGAGTCCAGAAATTGAGATTATTATGCTCATGTATCGCCAATAGCGACAATGGCTCGACTTCACGCTGTGCTTGGCGAATGGTTTCTAGCGTTTGACCGCCAATACCTTCCACTACTTGCAAATCGCTCGGCAAAGCCTGCCAAGCTTCTGACATGGAGCCAAATGCTTGATATAGTCGTTTTATCAACACAGGCCCAATGCCGCGAATTTGCGACCATGCTAACCAATAGGCTCTTTCAGAATTAGGGCTAAGGCTCATGAATTCTATGGTGTTAAGTACTCGTGCAAAATAAATTCCCAAATCCACAAAGTTGCGCCCCTGCGGGGCGCAACTTTGTGGATTTGGGTTTGTAATTAATTATGTTCATCTATAGCGATTCTAAATGAGTCGTAAGATTTGGAGGGTTGAGAGATTGCGCCCCAAAGGGGCGCAATCTCTCAACCACTTATTTCAGTAAATGGTTAATCCCATGCTCTAGACGAGCGCTGACAGTGGCTGCATCGCATTCACTATCGATAGTCAGCAATTTCTGTTTATAGCCGTAATATTCTAATAAAGGCATAGTTAACTCCAGAAATTGCTCAATCCGTTTCTGAATTACCTCGATTGTGTCATCGGAACCACCACGCGATCGCGATCGCTGCATCAATGTCTCTTCCGAAGCTTGTAAATAAATAGCATGGTCAAGGGGACAGCCCAACTCATCTAGCAAAAAGTCTAACTCCTCCGCCTGAAAAGACGTGCGGGGATAGCCTTCTAAAATCCATCCCTGCTGCGTATCTTCCATACCCAGACGCAAGCGCATCATTGCAATCATCAGTAGATCAGGAACAAATTCCCCTGCCTCAACAAAGTTTTTCACCTCTAAGCCTAAATCTGTTCCCGATGCCATCTCCAACCGCAAAATTTCGCTAGTTGAGATCACAGGAATATTTAGCAAAGCCTGTAAATGTAAAGCTTGGGTGGTTCTCCCTGAGCCTGATGCACCTAATAGAACAAGTCTGACCATAGAGTTATGCCATCACATTTTTAAAAAAGGCGATCGCATCTTTTAGAGAAGCGACAAAGGTATCGATTTCGGCTTTAGTGTTATAGAAATAAACACTTGCTCTTGCCGTCCCACTAATTCCTAAAAAGCGATGCAATGGTTGCGTGCAGTGATGCCCTGAACGAATCGCAATGCCGTCTTGATCGAGCATAGCCGATAGGTCATTAGCATGAATCCCGTGAGCGATCGTGAATGAGGCTAAACCTGCGCGATCATGGCGGGGGCCATAAATTTGAATATCGGGAATATCATCGAGATAATCCATCAAGTAAGTAATTAATTCCTGTTCGTAAGCGTGGATTTTATCCATGCCGATCGCGGTTAAATAATCCACCGCCGCACCAAGGGCGATCGCCTCACCAATCGCAGGAGTTCCCGCCTCAAATTTATGGGGTAAACCAGCATAGGTGGAATGATCGAGAAACACATCGGCAATCATTTCACCACCACCCATAAATGGAGGCATCTCTAGCAAGAGGTCACGCTTACCATAGAGAAAGCCAATACCAGTCGGCGCACACATTTTATGTCCTGAAGCCACGAGCCAATCACAATCGAGAGCCTGTACATCAATCGGCATATGTGGCACACTCTGGCAAGCATCCAGTAATACCTTGGCTCCCTGTGCATGGGCTAAGGGAATCATCTCTTCCACTGGATTCACACAGCCGAGAGTATTGGAAACATGAACGATGGAAACTAATTTGGTTTTAGGATTGAGCAAGGATTTGAACTGTTCTACGCTCAATATTCCCTCACTAGTCGGTTCTAAAAACTTGAGAACTGCGCCTGTACGCTGAGCAATTAGTTGCCAAGGCACGATATTGCTGTGATGCTCCATAACTGAGAGAATCACTTCATCCCCCTCTTTCAAGTTCGCCCAACCCCAAGTATAGGCAACTAGATTAATTGCTTCGCTGGCATTACGGGTATAAATAATTTCCTGAGATGACTGAGCATTAACAAATTTGGCAATCTTTTCCCGCGCTCCTTCGTAAGCATCAGTGGCTCTTGCGCTGAGGGTATGAGCACCACGATGGACGTTAGCATTATCATGCTCATAATAATATTTCCAAGCATTGATTACTGCTTTCGGCTTCTGCGAACTAGCGGCATTGTCAAAATAAATGAGGGGCTTGCCGTTGACCTCTTGATTCAAAATTTCAAAATCTGCTCTGACCCGCTCTGCCAAGGTCTTTTCGTAGGTTAATGTCATGAGGCTTAGATGGTTGCTGTCGTAACTGCTATCTGCATTTTAACAGTTCAAACCCCTAAAAAGCATGAAGCGTTGCGACGCAACGCTTCATGCTTTTTAGGGCATACCATAGAGGCGGCGCTTTGCGCCGCCTCTATTCGTTTGGGTTTTATAGCTATAGCCACCTGTATCAGGACAAATCAAAACCCAAATAGTGTGAGGCGGCGCTTCGCGCCGCCTCACACTATTTGGGTTTTAAGTTTACTTATGCCTAACTACTTACAGATTAATTCGCCAACTTCCAAACTTTTATCTTGCCGTCCAGACTGCCACTGATCAACAGTTTTTGATCAGTACTAAATCCCACCGATGACACACCTTGCTCATGCTCTGACAAAACCTGAGGTGATCGCTTGTTTTTTAAAAACCAAATCCGAATCGTCTTATCAGCACTGCCACTAGCTAGTAAACCGTTATCATTGCTGAAAGCGATCGTATGTACTTCTCCGTTATGTCCTGTGAGAACTTCCTTTAACTGTCCTGTCCCTCCATCCCATAGACGGACAGTATTATCTTCCATTGCACTAGCGATATTTTTGCCATCGTTGCTGTAGACAATCGATCGCACGGGGCTGCCAGTTTCCACTAAGGTTTTGAGGACTTTCCCTGTGTCCACATCCCATAATCGAATTGCCCCATCTTTGCTGCCACTGGCTAAAACTTTGCTATCAGGTGTAAAGGAAACATCATAAACCCATGATTTTTCAGATAGTGTCCTGATCGGTTTACCCGTTTCGGCATTCCATAAACGAATGGTGCGATCGCCGCTAGAGCTAGCGATCGTCTTCCCGTCAGGACTGAAGATAGCCGTGTATATCCGTTCTTGATGTCCTTCTAACGTATGGAGGATTTTACCTGTGGCTACGTCCCAAATAATCACTTTGCGATCGTCACTGCCACTAAC
This genomic stretch from Pseudanabaena galeata CCNP1313 harbors:
- a CDS encoding adenylate kinase family protein, coding for MVRLVLLGASGSGRTTQALHLQALLNIPVISTSEILRLEMASGTDLGLEVKNFVEAGEFVPDLLMIAMMRLRLGMEDTQQGWILEGYPRTSFQAEELDFLLDELGCPLDHAIYLQASEETLMQRSRSRGGSDDTIEVIQKRIEQFLELTMPLLEYYGYKQKLLTIDSECDAATVSARLEHGINHLLK
- a CDS encoding SufS family cysteine desulfurase is translated as MTLTYEKTLAERVRADFEILNQEVNGKPLIYFDNAASSQKPKAVINAWKYYYEHDNANVHRGAHTLSARATDAYEGAREKIAKFVNAQSSQEIIYTRNASEAINLVAYTWGWANLKEGDEVILSVMEHHSNIVPWQLIAQRTGAVLKFLEPTSEGILSVEQFKSLLNPKTKLVSIVHVSNTLGCVNPVEEMIPLAHAQGAKVLLDACQSVPHMPIDVQALDCDWLVASGHKMCAPTGIGFLYGKRDLLLEMPPFMGGGEMIADVFLDHSTYAGLPHKFEAGTPAIGEAIALGAAVDYLTAIGMDKIHAYEQELITYLMDYLDDIPDIQIYGPRHDRAGLASFTIAHGIHANDLSAMLDQDGIAIRSGHHCTQPLHRFLGISGTARASVYFYNTKAEIDTFVASLKDAIAFFKNVMA